A section of the Cydia amplana chromosome 15, ilCydAmpl1.1, whole genome shotgun sequence genome encodes:
- the LOC134654438 gene encoding leucine-rich repeat-containing protein 24-like, giving the protein MGIRALWQGFWILVLINQAGSDWLNCAYIAQCHCKWSSGKKTASCITAGLEKIPHLAADIQVLDLHGNPLKVLGQDAFASIELLNLQRLNLSSTNLRSVSPKAFRELRILVELDLSQNELLQLSPDTFRGNVRLRLLVLNDNPLSSLIAEQFPPLLHLKKLELSRCRLRSIHQFALVNLRALETVHVHQNLLTYVQENTFNLPVLKTLTLSENPWHCDCRLRRFHEWFLNSNLGNEEVICSGPENVSQVSWRSIKGEEMVCPPIAVSSPRVIRTESGADIRFGCFSRGDPEPTVAWYLHDTEVQNDTINHSEIVINRYQSNYFNEFSDDIINKSAQWVNVTITNVTSELSGEWKCNAKSSAGEATAYLTLVLPKARTATARVAPDYSTLFMVAGSMVGMVALGFVAACVCWNTKRQRMPPSRSFTDQEKKLLDTSLAVSCDRTSGGGSSYGFEMLDRSMSMESEDTRCLEPVQITIEGPPGSFPPPPAEFALPAPYGNIFISVQVSGHNDEYPDLLGGGATLPRRSRTCFLKSAYDNMGPRITAAGSSTWSLPGANVDSKDTPAPLPLSTFSTEFTAL; this is encoded by the coding sequence ATGGGCATTCGGGCATTATGGCAGGGGTTCTGGATCCTCGTGCTCATAAACCAGGCTGGAAGCGACTGGCTCAACTGCGCTTACATCGCGCAGTGCCACTGCAAATGGTCTTCCGGGAAGAAGACCGCCTCCTGCATAACCGCCGGCCTCGAAAAAATACCTCATCTAGCAGCGGACATCCAAGTACTCGATCTCCATGGAAACCCATTGAAAGTGCTCGGACAAGATGCATTTGCGAGCATAGAATTGTTAAACTTGCAACGATTGAACCTAAGCTCGACGAACCTACGCTCCGTGAGTCCAAAAGCTTTCAGAGAGCTCCGTATTTTGGTCGAACTAGACTTGTCTCAAAACGAATTGTTGCAATTGTCACCTGACACGTTCCGGGGAAACGTCCGCTTGAGGCTTCTGGTGCTTAACGACAACCCTCTGAGCTCACTAATTGCGGAGCAGTTTCCGCCGCTGCTACATTTGAAGAAACTAGAACTTTCCAGATGCCGCTTGCGTAGTATACACCAGTTTGCTTTGGTGAATTTGCGAGCGTTAGAAACTGTGCATGTGCATCAAAATTTACTGACTTATGTACAAGAAAATACATTCAACCTCCCCGTTTTGAAAACTTTGACGCTCTCAGAGAATCCTTGGCATTGTGATTGTAGATTAAGACGGTTTCATGAATGGTTTCTGAACAGTAATCTTGGGAACGAAGAAGTGATCTGTAGTGGTCCAGAGAATGTTTCTCAGGTGTCATGGCGTTCTATCAAAGGGGAAGAAATGGTTTGTCCGCCTATTGCTGTGTCGAGTCCAAGAGTTATTAGAACAGAGTCCGGTGCTGACATACGGTTTGGATGTTTCAGTCGTGGCGATCCCGAACCCACAGTAGCATGGTACTTGCACGACACAGAAGTCCAAAACGACACGATAAATCATAGTGAGATTGTTATAAATAGATATcaaagtaattattttaatgagtTTAGTGACGATATCATAAACAAAAGTGCGCAATGGGTCAACGTGACCATAACTAATGTGACGAGTGAACTTTCTGGTGAGTGGAAATGTAATGCAAAAAGTTCAGCAGGGGAAGCCACTGCCTATTTGACTCTAGTTTTACCTAAAGCGCGGACAGCTACTGCTCGCGTGGCCCCAGACTACTCAACGCTCTTCATGGTGGCCGGATCCATGGTAGGCATGGTGGCATTAGGATTCGTAGCGGCTTGTGTTTGTTGGAACACCAAACGCCAAAGAATGCCGCCGAGTAGGAGTTTCACTGACCAAGAGAAGAAGCTTCTCGATACGTCCCTCGCCGTCAGCTGCGACCGAACAAGCGGCGGAGGCTCATCGTACGGGTTTGAGATGTTGGACCGATCTATGTCGATGGAAAGCGAGGATACGCGGTGTTTAGAGCCCGTTCAGATAACTATTGAAGGCCCGCCTGGTTCGTTCCCACCTCCGCCGGCTGAGTTTGCTCTGCCCGCTCCTTATGGGAACATCTTTATATCCGTGCAAGTCTCGGGTCATAACGATGAGTATCCGGACTTGCTCGGTGGCGGGGCGACGCTGCCTCGAAGGAGCCGCACGTGTTTCTTAAAGTCGGCCTACGACAACATGGGACCGAGGATCACGGCTGCCGGCAGCTCCACTTGGTCCCTCCCTGGTGCCAATGTAGATAGTAAGGATACCCCCGCGCCCTTACCCCTTTCGACCTTTTCCACTGAATTTACCGCTCTATAA